From the Tribolium castaneum strain GA2 chromosome 2, icTriCast1.1, whole genome shotgun sequence genome, one window contains:
- the LOC103315036 gene encoding centromere protein S: MANTKEQKLKHSIYSTSRKMSREVGAHLNLEFESDVLDLIAELTWKKLILYASDLEAFQKHAKRSTVTSDDVKLLVRRNDSLKELMASKLQALNDIKGSSEPTSKKKRKASSNNS, encoded by the exons ATGGCCAATACGAAAGAACAG AAATTAAAACATTCCATTTACTCCACTTCTCGAAAAATGTCACGCGAAGTTGGGGCACACCTCAATCTCGAATTTGAATCCGACGTTCTCGATTTAATTGCCGAATTAACTTGGAAAAAACTCATCTTGTACGCGTCGGATTTAGAAGCTTTCCAGAA ACATGCAAAACGTTCAACCGTGACTAGCGACGATGTGAAATTATTAGTTCGTCGAAACGATTCTTTG AAGGAGTTAATGGCGTCAAAGCTACAAGCCCTCAACGACATTAAAGGATCATCAGAACCCACctcaaaaaagaaaagaaaagctTCCAGCAACaactcgtaa